Below is a window of Malus domestica chromosome 13, GDT2T_hap1 DNA.
tgtgggatgttacaatccacccccctcaggggcccgacgtcctcgtcggcacacatccggccagggattggctctgataccaaattgtcacatcctggcccaggcccccaccacatcccgggttcgactccatcgtagcacgatattgtccactttgggccccgaccacgtccTCACTAACCAAGCAAGATCACCCCTAAAATACATATAGTCCCCTTATGCGTATTAACTAGGCATGATCATAAGCAAACACATAATAGTTCGGTCTCCCAATGTAGATTAACCAAGTatgaccatccatgtaccactttgttacaTGGTGTAGTCACATCATCACACATCATACAACATACATCATTTCAATATGAATCACAATTGTAAGCATCGATTCCACATGATAGATAAATATCTAATCACACAGACGTACAAGTTCTATGTAATAATTCTAATATAATCCCTGATTTATCTCTTCATACTAGTGGTTGCACATTATCATTATTGTCAGCATGAAGCTTAAAAGCGTAAATTCCTGTAAAGTGCTACTTGCATGCAAACTGCAGTACATATGGTCTACTAACCAAGATAGACCCACTCAGCGCTATCGGGTCTTTAGTAATGCTAATTTTAGTACTTAAAAATGATGAGGTGCAAGGCCTGCCAAGGAAGATGCATCTGTCCAAAAATGTTTGCCTTCAAGTTCTTTTTGTATTAGAGAGAATATATGTAACATTACAATATACGTTTGTGAGATTCAGAAAGTGAAAGTTGGTTTCATGGTACCATGGGAAATGTCGGAGAAACAATGAACAACGAAAGGCTTGATCTTACCTTAGGttacataggcagtctaacatAGAAGTTAGATGTAGTCATGAAGTAGAAAAGTTGCTACCCTATTGAACCGTTGGGTTGTTTTGGACATGTCTCGGAAGCGAAGCATGATAGTTGAATAAGTACTTTCTGACGTCACGTCTTGATCCTAAACATATCTCGAGATCGGGGTGTGGCAATCACAACAACctagaaaaagaaataatcatgTCATGTCCCATGAGATGATAAATAATTAAGTTTCAAATATAGCACTGGCAGGGCAGGATGTGCCCACTAAGGGCAGCTGCCCCCACTCAACTCTTTTTGCTAGGAAAAATGGTGTAATTAAAACTGTAAATTACCCATATACTCCTAAATGAAGTCTCAATTTAGCACTAAACTCAAAATACCCTCTCACGTTCTATATTTTTCCTACCCTCTTACCATTTCGAGCTATGTAATTTTCTCATTAGCTAATGGTTTACAAATTTACCCTTCTAAACACTAGTTACTCAAATCAGGTTGGACAATAAATTGATAGCAttctttcaaaattttaatttaaattcatcATTCGAAGTTGACTcactaaaaatatttttggctccatccATGACATATAGTATGCAACTACTAGTAACCAACTCagattataattaattaaatccatTCGCACGGCAGAGAATGTCAACTTAAAATTCCAGGACAATCCTCCCTATCACCGAGGCCTATAAGACCAACTGAAAGCCTACAAAACATACTATGTCAACCATCCCATTAACAAATTTCACATAAATTAACttcaaatataaaagaataattaaaaaaggGTGAGCTGATTGgcacttttttttattgtgtaCTCATAAATgtattttctcaaaacaaaaaaaatttagagtgcaaaatgaattttttaaaataacaattacaacaaccttaaaaaatgaaataatcatgTCAGCCAGGCCCCAAGAGATGATAAAGAAGTTTCACATACAGTACGCAACCAACAGTAAACAACTCAGATATATAACTAATTAATTTCATTAGCACGGCAGAGAATGTCAACTTAAAATTCCTCTGAACCCATTCTTCATAAATAGCTTGTATACATGTTCCTGACCATAATCTGGTACTTAAAAACCAACAACATTTTTAATTGAGGCAATTGCGCCAGTATTTGAAGCATATAGCATCGATCCACAGAAATCGACTGATCGCGATCACAGTGATGGGATCAAGTAACAAGCCTGTGATTTACTTCGGCTTCAGTTTGCTTCTCAGGAGCTTATTGATTGCAGCATCTGTGATTGGTGTTGTGTTCATGTTAAGTAGCAAGCAATCTGAAGATTGGTACACTGACAGCAGCCAAACTTACTACGAAAccctttcctttaaatttacTCAATCACCGGCCTTCATGTAAGTTTGATGAATCATGTACTTACCTTTGAACTTTTGGTTGTTTCAGTTAAGCATTATCAAACACATTTTTGGCATttcgggtttagggttttattgaTAGGCCCGAACCCGCCCAACCAAATTTTGCTTGTGTGATCGTTTGTCCTTGTCTTTTTAATTCGTTAACTCATTTTCTCATACACCCTCTTTTTTATTGGCTCATTTTCTCTTGGCCTAATTTGATCTGACTTTCACCCATCCTCAGTCTTGAAACATTTTATTTGGGTGATAACGATCTTAAACTTTTTGAGACTAACAGTGAGAATTTTCACACCAACTTAACATTCGTCCCAAAAAGTAGAGAGTTTCTATTTCCCCACCTATAAGGACGATTAGGGAGCATGATAACTTTACGTAAGACGTGCACTTTTGTGAGTAGCGACAATGTATTTTATTATCGAATTATTTTGTATCCTAGATCGATCAACCTGCGAAGTAACAAATGCGAGACCCGGCACAGATTTCAGTATGCATATTAGTTGAATATGCTTTTCCTTTTTTAGGTTTGAAGAATTGAGAGCAAGTTTAAGTAGCACCGAAACCTTAATTTGAAACTAATGAAACCGTACGTGCGTGCAGATACTATGTTGCAGCATTATCTCTTTCAGGGCTTTATGGTCTCATTACCATGTTCACATCCTTTTTAGTTATCTTAGCACCAGCTTCCTCAGCAGTCTTGGTCCTTTTTGCGATTTTTGATGTGGTTAGCtcgctcgctctctctctctctctctctctctctctctctctctatgcttATATGCTAATAATAGACTGAATTTAAATTATACATCCAAATCATTAATCAAATTTACCAACGATCCATATTCACGATCTGGCGAGTACTTTTGTATAGTAAGAACAAACATCTACATAAAAATAAAGGTATATGTATAACTAATCTTGGCAAAATATGTGACACAGTTGATATTGGGGATCATAGCGTCGGCCACAGGCACTACTGGAAGTGTTGCATATATCTTGCTAAGGGGCAATGAAGATTTTAGATGGTCGGATTCCTGCTATGCTTACAACAAATTCTGTCGACATCTCGGGGTCTCTTTCGGGGTTTCTTTAGTAGCCTCCATTTTGCTTGTCTTGCTTCTGTGGACCTCCGTCATCACTCTATCCAAAAGGATCTCCTCCAAACGGATCAGCCCACCACCACAGTTTCAATTAGTATCAGGGACACCTACTTAACGCTTTAGAAACATTTTCTGTACGCgcgtatgtatgtatatgcgtGTGTATGCGCGGACCTGAGTGTTGTGATCCAAACATCCCGTATTAATTGTACTTATAATGTATGCTAGCTCTCTCTTATTGTAATATAGCGTGAGTTTGTAATGGTTAATAATATATGATCATAAACATTTCTGGAATTTTGGAATTCATGAGgctctttcttccttcttatCCAATATCCATCTTTAAGGAGATTTAAATTCATTACTTCCGCCAACAAAATTAATAGAGACAGTGTACTATTAAGTTAAGCACGGACTATCACAAAAGTGCGTAAAGGGTCGGTAACTACTGCCATACGTATCTCTACAATGACTAAATGAATACGTAAGACCTGTCAAACCATAGAGACACTCTAAGATCCATTTCCGTAGCTTCTCTCATATCAATTCAAGATTAGAAATAGATGAATGGACACGTTTTATTGAGCTTAAATTGGAGGCGTTTACAGTAACTAATTCCAAAACATGATCGAACAAGCCTATATGGGTATGCCTAAATTGTATACccaaaaagtgaaaaagaaaaattcatgagATACATAATTACTTATTTAGTGAAAGCAGGAGTGACCCAAGTGATGGTTACGTAACTCATAATATATAAACACCCATTTCGTTCAACCAACACTACGTAGactattttcacacacaaaaAGGATAAGATCCATATCTTATAATCCACCTATTTTCACACTCTGAAGTGTCCGTCTAGAGAtgaacattattattattataatgaTTCCATCATCATCTTTCTGCACTGAATTTCTTGAAGGTTATGTGGAAGTAGTTAGCTGAAAAGCTTTCTTGAAGGTCTCTCGCTTGAACTTGAATGGTAGGTGATATATACAGATTACAGATCAAAAGAAAAGGTTGGCCACTTTCTTGGGAGAGAAGCAAAATACAATTGTGTGCACTATGATAATACCTATAGTTTAATTCGTAGTTAAAAGTCACATCAAACACATAATTTGCGTGTTGTTGTTCCAATCTCTAGAATCAGTATTCTTTCTCTTTATCATATTTTGTTTCTTCCACCCGGATAATAGATTATGCACTAATAATGATTAAGATATTGAATTAAGTTTAAGTTAATTCTGCTttaatttgtttcctttttcccCCTTCGGATCA
It encodes the following:
- the LOC103452986 gene encoding CASP-like protein 1, with protein sequence MGSSNKPVIYFGFSLLLRSLLIAASVIGVVFMLSSKQSEDWYTDSSQTYYETLSFKFTQSPAFIYYVAALSLSGLYGLITMFTSFLVILAPASSAVLVLFAIFDVLILGIIASATGTTGSVAYILLRGNEDFRWSDSCYAYNKFCRHLGVSFGVSLVASILLVLLLWTSVITLSKRISSKRISPPPQFQLVSGTPT